Proteins encoded by one window of Cupriavidus sp. EM10:
- a CDS encoding DUF2272 domain-containing protein, translated as MIGVVALAVLCGCSSAPPRTARPQAVPLPDYDRVVTPPGATARERIVDIALQEWRKWGSQVVHIGRDDSACVTHSPLSAPAAALPANVTGVNGAAAPPSADVDMEEDGDSQCLRFPDGTGMEATPQGCRMAQRYWGIVGEAPDCRQVTQGAWAWSAVFISWVMRKAGLDNNQFLTGQSHSMYVVDARDGILPRPAFHVEPVPGVPRPGDMICAGRGRDKYLSDPSEIGFGTTPMHCDIVVEVDRAANVVKAIGGNVQQSVSMDVIDLNDAGQLDGFTNSHMPWLLILRNDLQ; from the coding sequence GTGATCGGGGTGGTGGCGCTGGCCGTGCTGTGCGGCTGCAGTAGCGCGCCGCCGCGTACCGCCCGTCCCCAGGCCGTGCCGTTGCCGGACTACGATCGCGTGGTGACGCCACCCGGCGCCACGGCGCGCGAGCGGATCGTCGACATCGCCCTGCAGGAATGGCGCAAATGGGGCAGCCAGGTGGTGCACATCGGCCGTGACGATTCGGCCTGCGTGACCCACAGCCCGCTGTCCGCCCCGGCGGCGGCGCTGCCGGCCAATGTCACGGGCGTCAACGGCGCGGCGGCGCCGCCGTCGGCCGACGTCGACATGGAAGAGGATGGCGACAGCCAATGCCTGCGTTTTCCGGATGGCACGGGTATGGAGGCCACGCCGCAGGGATGCCGGATGGCCCAGCGCTACTGGGGCATCGTCGGCGAGGCGCCCGACTGCCGCCAGGTGACGCAGGGGGCGTGGGCGTGGTCGGCCGTGTTCATCTCGTGGGTGATGCGAAAGGCCGGGCTCGATAACAACCAGTTCCTGACGGGCCAGTCCCATTCGATGTACGTCGTCGATGCGCGCGACGGCATCCTGCCGCGTCCGGCCTTCCATGTGGAACCGGTGCCCGGGGTGCCCCGCCCCGGCGACATGATCTGCGCGGGCCGCGGACGCGACAAATATCTGTCGGATCCGTCCGAGATCGGTTTCGGCACCACGCCGATGCACTGCGACATCGTGGTCGAGGTGGATCGCGCCGCCAACGTGGTCAAGGCGATTGGCGGCAATGTCCAGCAATCGGTATCGATGGATGTGATCGACCTGAACGACGCTGGCCAGCTCGACGGCTTCACGAATTCGCACATGCCCTGGCTGCTGATCCTGCGCAACGACCTGCAGTAA
- a CDS encoding carbohydrate porin: MLQSVLPPSRLFCRRRLALAVMAAWGVTACAQTGTSVAPPPLIAQSTTQQVTSAVAAGIAPAAVPTAAPTDPLADLIQSANAAETAEAPAAAPAVENPDFVGPPDSLAPPPPPPPPVVLFPHRLGEFPALPQRDAQTTARNPASDPENGDITPDTPSDAPPVLRSQLPADDPAGDSVWRLGYSGRAAVEDRAGTQRACPGGGTPSAGFGQGLACTSSGEVKIRESVADIGGGAQVQLVAQAKGTNATSVNGNAAAVDPYALVPNFYTSVSGLSGLSVLDGASVWAGRRDSNPFLMSSGLLPPNSPSMRFGIDNAKVGDLGVSYQYTARNDLNGAKLPSYHSVLSTPIDTNDKGSVRVGFTRVEPLSQIEDTGSAWWASAMHEQKGVLYGTNRLGFQYGQGSRTAMTGYSGMGNALSRVRVSESMEWKGRSGLAGSVESSLQLDRSGLGTLQWAATRVRPAFVANDQFRLTFEVAHDQISSGFGVGGQRTAVTVAPTMTLGKATGNANLRAFYTYSRANDVDGITFAAPADAWATQTSGSIFGVQLNRRW, translated from the coding sequence ATGCTGCAATCCGTCCTGCCTCCCTCCCGTCTGTTTTGCCGTCGCCGCCTGGCGCTGGCCGTCATGGCCGCGTGGGGCGTCACCGCATGCGCGCAGACCGGTACTTCGGTGGCACCCCCGCCGTTGATTGCGCAGAGCACAACCCAGCAAGTGACCTCTGCCGTGGCTGCCGGCATCGCGCCTGCCGCCGTACCCACCGCTGCACCCACCGACCCGCTGGCGGACCTGATCCAGTCAGCCAATGCCGCCGAGACCGCAGAGGCACCGGCCGCCGCGCCGGCCGTGGAGAATCCCGACTTCGTCGGTCCGCCCGACTCGCTGGCACCGCCGCCCCCGCCACCCCCGCCCGTGGTGCTGTTTCCGCACCGGCTGGGCGAATTCCCGGCGCTGCCGCAACGCGATGCGCAGACGACGGCACGCAATCCGGCAAGCGACCCAGAGAACGGCGATATCACGCCGGACACCCCATCCGATGCACCGCCAGTGCTGCGTTCGCAACTTCCGGCGGACGATCCCGCAGGCGATTCGGTCTGGCGGCTTGGCTACAGCGGCCGTGCCGCCGTGGAAGACCGCGCCGGCACGCAGCGCGCGTGTCCGGGCGGGGGCACGCCGTCGGCAGGGTTCGGGCAGGGCCTGGCCTGCACCAGTTCGGGCGAGGTCAAGATCCGCGAATCGGTGGCCGATATCGGCGGCGGCGCACAGGTCCAGCTGGTCGCGCAGGCCAAGGGCACCAATGCCACGTCGGTCAACGGCAATGCCGCCGCCGTGGACCCATACGCGCTGGTGCCGAATTTCTATACATCGGTCAGTGGCCTGTCGGGGCTGTCCGTGCTCGATGGCGCCAGCGTCTGGGCAGGGCGCCGCGACAGCAATCCGTTCCTGATGTCGTCGGGCCTCCTGCCGCCAAACTCCCCGTCGATGCGCTTCGGCATCGACAATGCCAAAGTGGGCGATTTGGGCGTGAGTTATCAATACACCGCGCGTAATGACCTAAATGGGGCGAAGCTTCCCAGCTATCACTCGGTGCTCTCCACCCCGATCGACACCAATGACAAGGGTTCGGTGCGGGTCGGCTTCACGCGGGTAGAGCCGCTGTCGCAGATCGAGGACACCGGCAGCGCCTGGTGGGCGTCGGCCATGCACGAGCAGAAGGGCGTGCTGTACGGTACCAACCGCCTGGGCTTCCAGTACGGCCAGGGCTCGCGCACGGCCATGACCGGCTATTCGGGCATGGGCAACGCGCTGTCGCGGGTGCGCGTTTCGGAATCGATGGAGTGGAAGGGCCGCTCGGGCCTGGCCGGGTCGGTGGAATCGAGCCTGCAGCTCGATCGGTCCGGCCTTGGCACGCTGCAATGGGCCGCCACGCGCGTGCGCCCGGCTTTCGTGGCCAATGACCAGTTCAGGCTGACCTTCGAAGTGGCGCACGACCAGATTTCGTCGGGGTTTGGCGTGGGCGGCCAGCGCACCGCCGTTACCGTCGCGCCGACGATGACGCTGGGCAAGGCGACCGGCAACGCGAACCTCCGGGCCTTCTACACCTATAGCCGCGCCAACGACGTGGACGGCATCACCTTCGCGGCGCCGGCCGACGCCTGGGCAACGCAGACCAGCGGCTCGATCTTCGGCGTCCAGCTCAATCGGCGCTGGTAA
- a CDS encoding MIP/aquaporin family protein, with amino-acid sequence MSAAAPSSSPSSSVQHSTPDIARRLVAEALGTALLVAIVVGSGIRAERLAAGDTALALLCNALATGAGLIALLVSLGPVSGGHFNPVVSLSNLVQGRLSPREAAGYVLVQLAGAILGVMAAHAMFGLPALSMSTQARTGLPMWWSECLASFGLIGLAIATGRSRPGLVPFVVASYITAGYWFTSSTSFANPALTLACALTNTFTGIRMMDVPAFLLAQIFGAMNATLVFHWLCPPPPSVPEAVFGGRWKGRARLTSAD; translated from the coding sequence ATGTCCGCTGCAGCGCCCTCCTCCTCCCCGTCTTCGTCCGTCCAGCATTCCACTCCCGATATCGCGCGCCGCCTGGTGGCCGAAGCACTGGGTACGGCCCTGCTGGTGGCCATCGTGGTCGGCTCCGGCATTCGCGCGGAACGGCTCGCCGCCGGCGATACCGCGCTGGCCCTGCTCTGCAATGCGCTGGCCACGGGCGCCGGGCTGATCGCGCTGCTGGTCTCGCTGGGGCCGGTGTCGGGCGGACATTTCAACCCGGTGGTCAGCCTGTCGAACCTGGTGCAGGGGCGACTCTCGCCGCGCGAGGCGGCCGGCTATGTGCTGGTGCAACTGGCGGGCGCCATACTGGGCGTGATGGCTGCGCATGCGATGTTCGGCCTGCCGGCGCTGTCGATGTCGACGCAGGCCCGCACCGGCTTGCCGATGTGGTGGAGCGAGTGCCTGGCGTCGTTCGGCCTGATCGGGCTGGCTATCGCCACCGGTAGGTCGCGGCCCGGGCTGGTGCCGTTTGTGGTGGCCAGCTATATCACCGCGGGTTACTGGTTTACATCGTCGACGTCATTCGCAAACCCCGCTCTGACGCTGGCCTGCGCACTCACCAATACCTTCACGGGTATTCGTATGATGGATGTTCCGGCTTTCCTTTTGGCTCAGATATTCGGTGCGATGAATGCCACGCTGGTATTCCACTGGCTGTGCCCGCCCCCGCCGTCCGTGCCGGAAGCGGTATTTGGAGGCCGATGGAAGGGGCGCGCCCGGCTTACCAGCGCCGATTGA
- a CDS encoding HU family DNA-binding protein, with translation MTKTELIDAIAAGVDGLTKAKAEQALNVTLNAIMDAVAKGETLSLIGFGTFSKGERGERMARNPRTGEEIKVEAAKTVKFKAGQKFKDAVNQ, from the coding sequence ATGACGAAAACCGAACTGATCGACGCGATCGCAGCTGGCGTGGACGGTCTGACCAAGGCCAAGGCCGAGCAAGCCCTGAACGTGACCCTGAACGCCATCATGGATGCCGTGGCCAAGGGCGAGACCCTGAGCCTGATCGGCTTTGGTACCTTCAGCAAGGGCGAACGTGGCGAGCGCATGGCCCGCAACCCGCGCACCGGCGAAGAAATCAAGGTGGAAGCTGCGAAGACCGTGAAGTTCAAGGCAGGTCAGAAGTTCAAGGACGCCGTCAACCAGTAA
- the dinB gene encoding DNA polymerase IV translates to MPPNAPRRIAHLDMDAFYASVELLRYPDLRGRAVVIGGGRNAVPEDLPDGSRRYARLRDYVGRGVVTTSTYEARALGVFSAMGMMKAAKLAPDAILLPTDFDAYRRYSGLFKAAVRTFTGQIEDRGIDEIYIDLSDIEGEPQEVAGRIKAAVHDATGLTCSICVAPNKLLAKIGSELDKPNGLTILTPADIPTRIWPLPARKVNGIGPKAAEKLQAIGIDTVGDLAEADLALLQAHFGRNYAGWLVEVAHGRDDRQVVVSSEPKSMSRETTFERDLHPRNDRPMLSEQFTKLCMRVADDLRRKGYVGRTVGIKLRFDDFHTVTRDLTMTAHTADGAAIRRGATECLKRIPLERRIRLLGVRVSALLPAGEQGDDPAPVQEEFRFDDEAEG, encoded by the coding sequence ATGCCCCCGAACGCCCCTCGGCGCATTGCCCATCTCGACATGGACGCGTTCTACGCCTCGGTGGAACTGCTGCGCTATCCGGATCTGCGCGGGCGGGCGGTGGTCATCGGCGGCGGCCGCAACGCCGTGCCGGAGGACCTGCCCGACGGCTCACGTCGCTATGCGCGGCTGCGCGACTACGTGGGACGCGGCGTAGTCACCACTTCGACCTATGAAGCCCGCGCCCTGGGCGTGTTTTCGGCCATGGGTATGATGAAGGCCGCGAAGCTGGCGCCCGACGCCATCCTGCTGCCCACGGATTTCGACGCCTATCGCCGCTACTCGGGTTTGTTCAAGGCTGCGGTCAGGACATTCACCGGACAAATAGAAGATCGCGGTATCGATGAGATCTATATCGATCTCAGTGATATCGAGGGAGAGCCGCAAGAGGTGGCGGGCCGCATCAAGGCAGCCGTGCACGACGCCACGGGCCTGACATGCTCGATCTGCGTGGCACCGAACAAGCTGCTGGCCAAGATCGGTTCCGAGCTCGACAAGCCCAACGGGCTGACCATCCTGACACCGGCCGATATCCCCACGCGCATCTGGCCGCTGCCGGCGCGCAAGGTGAACGGCATCGGCCCCAAGGCGGCCGAAAAGCTTCAGGCCATCGGCATCGACACCGTGGGCGACCTGGCCGAAGCCGACCTGGCGCTGCTGCAGGCCCATTTCGGCCGCAACTATGCCGGCTGGCTGGTGGAGGTGGCCCATGGCCGCGACGATCGCCAGGTGGTGGTCAGTTCCGAACCCAAGTCGATGAGCCGCGAAACCACGTTCGAGCGCGACCTGCATCCGCGTAACGACCGTCCCATGCTTTCCGAGCAGTTCACCAAACTGTGCATGCGGGTGGCCGATGACCTGCGCCGCAAGGGCTACGTGGGCCGCACCGTGGGCATCAAGCTGCGTTTCGACGATTTCCATACCGTTACGCGCGACCTGACGATGACTGCCCACACCGCCGATGGCGCGGCGATACGGCGCGGGGCCACCGAGTGCCTGAAGCGGATCCCGCTGGAGCGGCGCATCCGCCTGCTGGGGGTCCGCGTCAGCGCCCTGCTGCCCGCCGGCGAGCAAGGTGACGATCCGGCGCCGGTGCAGGAAGAATTCCGCTTCGACGACGAGGCCGAGGGCTAA
- a CDS encoding diguanylate cyclase has translation MLPERDASREIRWTRVYTQFESTQLRTTLSIPVYVEDRFRGVVAVDVALSRLRDLIGVPDDAGTTRFLMDYRGGIIVSSQHTVRTDMRWPDDVGPTWRGVTPQQMFQAGAGMRHVDGEYLLYQPVGQRGTWLLVETFSDVDVWRAVLKRTSAPLLSIWLALPLLMFVTLRVVTLLFRHYVAAGQRLQQLAETDPLTALANRRHFGEAYGREAARRRREHESAGNDGEAGGADGARADATPPTPLSMLMIDIDFFKRVNDRWGHASGDHVLVALADVLRQNLREIDLPARLGGEEFAVLLPQTTLADAEATAERLRAAVQGTPVAPAPDAPPPGEGDGHIHFTVSIGVAEAVSDDSRTLDAMLATADRRLYAAKQAGRNRVCAADAPAGSTVAPTVPG, from the coding sequence GTGCTGCCCGAGCGCGATGCGTCCAGGGAGATTCGCTGGACGCGCGTCTACACGCAATTCGAAAGCACCCAGCTTCGCACCACGTTGAGCATTCCGGTCTACGTGGAAGACCGCTTTCGCGGCGTGGTGGCCGTCGACGTGGCCCTGTCACGCCTGCGCGACCTGATAGGCGTGCCCGACGATGCCGGCACCACGCGGTTCCTGATGGACTATCGCGGCGGCATCATCGTATCGAGCCAGCACACCGTACGCACCGACATGCGCTGGCCCGACGATGTGGGGCCCACCTGGCGCGGGGTAACGCCCCAGCAGATGTTCCAGGCAGGCGCCGGCATGCGGCACGTGGATGGCGAATACCTGCTCTATCAGCCAGTTGGCCAACGGGGTACGTGGCTGCTGGTGGAGACCTTCAGCGATGTCGATGTGTGGCGGGCGGTCCTGAAACGCACCAGCGCCCCGCTGCTGTCGATCTGGCTGGCGCTGCCGTTGCTGATGTTCGTCACGCTGCGTGTGGTGACGCTGCTGTTCCGCCATTACGTGGCGGCCGGCCAGCGGTTGCAGCAGCTGGCCGAAACCGACCCCCTGACGGCCCTGGCCAATCGCCGGCACTTCGGCGAGGCGTATGGCAGGGAAGCGGCACGGCGGCGGCGCGAACACGAGTCTGCGGGGAACGATGGCGAAGCCGGTGGGGCAGATGGAGCCAGGGCGGACGCGACCCCGCCCACACCCCTGTCGATGCTGATGATCGACATCGACTTCTTCAAACGCGTGAACGATCGCTGGGGTCACGCCAGTGGCGACCACGTGCTGGTGGCGCTGGCCGACGTGCTGCGCCAGAACCTGCGTGAGATCGACCTGCCGGCCCGGCTTGGCGGCGAGGAATTCGCGGTGCTGCTGCCGCAGACCACGCTGGCCGATGCCGAGGCAACGGCCGAGCGGCTGCGTGCCGCCGTGCAGGGCACGCCGGTGGCACCGGCACCCGATGCGCCGCCGCCCGGCGAGGGCGACGGACACATTCACTTCACTGTATCGATTGGCGTCGCAGAAGCCGTGAGCGACGATTCCCGGACACTCGATGCCATGCTGGCGACGGCCGACCGCCGTCTATATGCCGCCAAGCAGGCGGGCCGAAACCGGGTGTGCGCGGCTGATGCGCCGGCCGGCAGTACTGTGGCGCCAACTGTCCCGGGATAA
- a CDS encoding MFS transporter: MTPSAATAQRTAAPAAWITPLLAVACGMIVANLYYAQPLVGPIARALQLSPEIAGLIVTLIQIGYCVGLLLLVPLGDIVENRKLVLTLVGGCAVALLAAALAKHASVFLVAGCAIGLCSVAVQVLVPFAAHLAPEHARGRAVGNVTSGLLMGIMLARPVSSLVSDLFGWHAIFAASAVAMVLLGIVLARKLPQRRPTPGVNYIQMLGSMSHLLRTQPVLRRRAAYQAAMFGVFSLFWTTTPLYLAGPAFHMSQTGIAIFALVGVAGAIAAPMAGRYADRGHSRQMTALALVLGAASFLLSRAGAEGSLLSLLSLTVAAVLLDFAVSTNLVIGQRAIFSLSDEHRSRLNGLYMAIFFVGGAIGSSVGAWAYARAGWPLASWIGFALPAIALLYFRRERR; the protein is encoded by the coding sequence ATGACCCCATCCGCCGCCACCGCCCAACGTACCGCCGCTCCGGCCGCCTGGATTACACCCTTGCTGGCCGTGGCCTGCGGCATGATCGTCGCCAACCTGTACTACGCGCAGCCGCTGGTGGGGCCGATTGCCCGCGCGTTGCAGTTGTCGCCGGAAATCGCCGGCCTGATCGTGACGCTGATCCAGATCGGGTACTGCGTGGGCCTGCTGCTGCTGGTGCCGCTGGGCGATATCGTAGAGAACCGCAAGCTCGTGCTGACGCTGGTGGGCGGCTGCGCTGTGGCCCTGCTGGCAGCGGCGCTGGCCAAGCATGCCAGCGTGTTCCTGGTGGCGGGCTGCGCGATCGGGCTGTGCTCGGTGGCCGTACAGGTGCTGGTGCCATTCGCGGCGCACCTGGCGCCCGAGCACGCGCGCGGACGCGCGGTTGGCAATGTCACCAGCGGGCTGCTGATGGGCATCATGCTGGCGCGTCCGGTGTCGAGCCTGGTGTCCGACCTGTTCGGCTGGCACGCGATCTTCGCCGCCTCCGCCGTGGCGATGGTGCTGCTGGGCATCGTGCTGGCGCGCAAGCTGCCGCAGCGCCGCCCGACGCCGGGCGTCAACTACATCCAGATGCTCGGCTCGATGAGCCATCTGCTGCGTACCCAGCCCGTGCTGCGTCGCCGGGCCGCGTACCAGGCCGCCATGTTCGGCGTCTTCAGCCTGTTCTGGACCACCACGCCGCTGTATCTGGCCGGCCCGGCGTTCCACATGTCGCAGACCGGCATCGCCATCTTCGCGCTGGTCGGCGTGGCCGGGGCGATTGCCGCGCCGATGGCGGGCCGCTATGCCGACCGTGGCCACAGCCGGCAGATGACCGCGCTGGCGCTGGTACTTGGCGCTGCATCGTTCCTGCTGAGCCGGGCGGGCGCGGAGGGTTCGCTACTGTCGTTGCTGTCGCTGACCGTGGCCGCCGTGCTGCTCGATTTCGCGGTGTCGACCAACCTGGTGATCGGCCAGCGTGCAATCTTCTCGCTGTCCGACGAGCACCGCAGCCGGCTCAACGGCCTGTACATGGCGATCTTCTTCGTGGGCGGCGCCATCGGGTCGTCGGTCGGTGCCTGGGCGTATGCGCGCGCCGGATGGCCGCTGGCCAGCTGGATCGGCTTTGCCCTGCCCGCCATCGCGCTGCTGTACTTCCGCAGGGAACGTCGTTGA
- a CDS encoding aspartate/glutamate racemase family protein translates to MPQHIGIAACSAEGAALCYRTICMEGAAYLGAHGHPEITMHTPSLATYVACLERGDLQGVANLMLRSANKLAAAGADFVICPDNTIHAALGLVLPTSPLPWLHIAEVVADAAVARGFRRLGITGTRWLVDSEVYPAALAARGVEAVRPPVEDRAWIDHVIMNQLVPGIVTPEGVATFQRVIDDLRDSGCDAVVLGCTEIPLIIGDGNSSLPTLDSTRLLARAALQRAVAP, encoded by the coding sequence ATGCCTCAGCACATCGGCATCGCGGCCTGTTCCGCCGAAGGGGCGGCATTGTGCTATCGCACGATCTGCATGGAGGGGGCCGCCTATCTCGGCGCGCACGGACATCCGGAAATTACGATGCATACGCCATCCCTGGCCACCTATGTGGCGTGCCTGGAGCGCGGCGACCTGCAGGGCGTGGCGAACCTGATGCTGCGCTCGGCAAACAAGCTGGCGGCGGCCGGCGCCGATTTCGTGATCTGTCCGGACAACACGATCCACGCGGCGCTGGGCCTGGTGCTGCCGACTTCGCCGCTGCCCTGGCTGCATATCGCCGAGGTGGTGGCCGACGCCGCCGTGGCGCGCGGTTTCCGGCGGCTGGGCATCACCGGTACGCGCTGGCTGGTGGATAGCGAGGTCTATCCGGCGGCCTTGGCCGCGCGCGGGGTCGAGGCGGTGCGGCCGCCGGTGGAGGACCGCGCATGGATCGACCACGTGATCATGAACCAGCTGGTGCCCGGCATCGTCACGCCGGAAGGCGTGGCCACGTTCCAGCGCGTGATCGACGACCTGCGGGATAGCGGTTGCGACGCGGTGGTGCTGGGCTGCACCGAGATTCCGCTGATCATCGGCGATGGCAATTCGTCATTGCCGACGCTCGACTCCACGCGCCTGCTGGCGCGGGCGGCATTGCAACGCGCGGTGGCGCCGTAG
- a CDS encoding TRAP transporter substrate-binding protein: protein MERRSFLLKASAVAATGALAACGKEDKPAAPAAAASAPGAPAVVGSNPAVEWRLASSFPKSLDTIYGAAELLSQRVKELTDGKFNIKVFAAGEIVPGLQVLDAVQNQTVQIGHTAGYYYFGKNPTLCFDTTIPFGLTARQQNAWMMQGNGMKLMREFFKEYNVVNFMGGNTNAQMGGWFRKEIKTVADLQGLKYRVAGFAGVVLSRLGVVPQQIAGGDIYPALEKGTIDAAEWVGPYDDEKLGFYKVAPYYYYPGWWEGSAQLSFYASQPEYDKLPALYKRALETATIEAHTNMMAKYDTVNPQALARLLENGVKLRPFSKEIMEACFKATQEAYADESAKNPSFKKIFDDWRVFRNNEAAWFNVAEQAFAQFSYARKL from the coding sequence ATGGAACGTCGTTCCTTCCTGTTGAAGGCTTCGGCCGTAGCAGCCACGGGTGCGCTTGCCGCCTGCGGCAAGGAAGACAAGCCCGCGGCCCCGGCCGCAGCGGCCAGCGCGCCCGGCGCACCGGCCGTGGTCGGCAGCAATCCGGCGGTGGAATGGCGCCTGGCGTCCAGCTTCCCGAAGTCGCTCGACACCATCTACGGCGCGGCCGAACTGCTGAGCCAGCGCGTGAAGGAACTGACCGACGGCAAGTTCAACATCAAGGTATTCGCGGCCGGTGAAATCGTGCCGGGCCTGCAGGTGCTGGACGCCGTGCAGAACCAGACCGTGCAGATCGGTCACACGGCCGGCTACTACTACTTCGGCAAGAACCCGACGCTGTGCTTCGACACGACGATTCCGTTCGGCCTGACGGCTCGCCAGCAGAACGCCTGGATGATGCAGGGCAACGGCATGAAGCTGATGCGCGAATTCTTCAAGGAATACAACGTCGTCAACTTCATGGGCGGTAACACGAATGCCCAGATGGGCGGCTGGTTCCGCAAGGAAATCAAGACCGTGGCCGACCTGCAGGGCCTGAAGTACCGCGTGGCCGGCTTTGCCGGCGTGGTGCTGTCGCGCCTGGGCGTGGTGCCGCAGCAGATTGCCGGCGGCGACATCTATCCCGCGCTGGAAAAGGGCACGATCGACGCGGCCGAATGGGTGGGCCCGTACGACGACGAGAAGCTTGGCTTCTACAAGGTGGCACCGTACTACTACTACCCGGGCTGGTGGGAAGGCAGCGCGCAGCTGTCGTTCTACGCATCGCAACCCGAGTACGACAAGCTGCCGGCACTCTACAAGCGTGCGCTGGAGACGGCCACCATCGAGGCGCACACCAACATGATGGCCAAGTACGACACCGTCAACCCGCAGGCGCTGGCCCGCCTGCTGGAAAACGGCGTGAAGCTGCGTCCGTTCTCGAAGGAGATCATGGAGGCGTGCTTCAAGGCCACGCAGGAAGCGTACGCCGACGAAAGCGCCAAGAACCCGTCGTTCAAGAAGATCTTTGACGACTGGCGCGTGTTCCGCAACAACGAGGCGGCCTGGTTCAACGTGGCCGAGCAGGCGTTCGCGCAGTTCAGCTACGCACGCAAGCTGTAA
- the rarD gene encoding EamA family transporter RarD — protein MQLGILYALLAYIIWGLLPLYIKSLHGVAPLEILLHRMVWSLAFLGAILLWRRHFGWLRDVAANPRLILNFAASAGLLCCNWFLYIWAVSADRVVDASLGYFINPLFSVLLGVLLLHERLRPVQWVSIAIAAAGVFWLTWSAGQLPWIALGLAASFGGYGLLRKTGALGALEGLSLETLILFPLAAAALGFLMLTGHDTTRGAATGTQILLLLAGPITAVPLLFFAAGARRIPLSLLGLLQYAGPTIQLLLGIWLYHEPFPVQKQIGYALIWISLAIYAAEGLLVSRFATKRIIDAKINQHNDLR, from the coding sequence ATGCAACTCGGCATCCTCTACGCGCTCCTCGCGTACATCATCTGGGGCCTGCTGCCCCTCTACATCAAGTCGCTGCACGGCGTGGCGCCGCTGGAAATCCTGCTGCACCGCATGGTGTGGTCGCTCGCGTTTCTGGGCGCGATCCTGCTGTGGCGCCGGCATTTTGGCTGGCTGCGCGACGTGGCGGCCAATCCGCGCCTGATCCTGAACTTCGCGGCCAGTGCCGGCCTGCTGTGCTGCAACTGGTTTCTTTATATCTGGGCGGTGTCGGCAGACCGCGTGGTCGACGCGAGCCTGGGCTACTTCATCAATCCGCTGTTCAGCGTGCTGCTGGGCGTGCTGCTGCTGCATGAACGGCTGCGCCCCGTGCAGTGGGTGTCGATCGCGATTGCGGCCGCCGGGGTGTTCTGGCTGACCTGGTCGGCCGGACAACTGCCCTGGATCGCGCTGGGCCTGGCGGCGTCGTTCGGCGGGTATGGCCTGCTGCGCAAGACCGGGGCGCTTGGCGCGCTGGAGGGTTTGTCGCTGGAAACGCTGATCCTGTTTCCGCTGGCGGCGGCGGCGCTCGGCTTCCTCATGCTGACCGGACACGATACGACGCGCGGCGCAGCGACGGGTACGCAGATCCTGCTGCTGCTGGCCGGCCCGATCACTGCGGTACCGCTGCTGTTCTTTGCCGCCGGCGCCCGGCGCATCCCGCTGTCGTTGCTGGGCCTGCTGCAGTATGCGGGGCCGACGATCCAGCTCTTGCTTGGCATCTGGCTCTATCACGAGCCGTTCCCGGTGCAGAAGCAGATCGGCTATGCGCTGATCTGGATTTCGCTGGCCATTTACGCGGCAGAGGGTTTGCTGGTCAGCCGGTTTGCGACCAAGAGAATCATCGATGCGAAAATAAACCAGCATAACGACTTACGGTAA